A single genomic interval of Pithys albifrons albifrons isolate INPA30051 chromosome 11, PitAlb_v1, whole genome shotgun sequence harbors:
- the AGTR1 gene encoding type-1 angiotensin II receptor: protein MIPNYSTEETVKRIHVDCPVSGRHSYIYIMVPTVYSIIFIIGIFGNSLVVIVIYCYMKLKTVASIFLLNLALADLCFLITLPLWAAYTAMEYQWPFGNLLCKLASAGISFNLYASVFLLTCLSIDRYLAIVHPVKSRIRRTMFVARITCIAIWLLAGVATLPVVIHRNIFFAENLNMTVCGFRYDNNNTTLRVGLGLSKNLLGFLIPFLIILTSYTLIWKTLKKAYQIQKNKTRNDDIFKMIVAIVFFFFFAWIPHQVFTFLDVLIQLHVITDCKITDIVDTAMPFTICIAYFNNCLNPFFYVFFGKNFKKYFLQLIKYIPPNVSAHPSLTTKMSSLSYRPPENIRLHTKKTAGPFDTD, encoded by the coding sequence ATGATACCCAATTACTCCACTGAAGAAACTGTTAAAAGGATCCATGTTGACTGTCCCGTTTCAGGGAGGCACAGTTACATCTACATTATGGTTCCCACCGTTTACAGCATCATTTTCATCATAGGCATATTTGGGAACAGCCTGGTTGTTATTGTCATTTACTGCTACATGAAGTTAAAAACAGTAGCCAGCATCTTTCTTCTAAACCTGGCATTGGCTGACTTGTGTTTTTTAATAACTCTgcccctctgggcagcctaCACGGCCATGGAGTACCAGTGGCCTTTCGGCAACCTTTTGTGCAAGTTGGCATCAGCGGGGATCAGTTTCAACCTGTACGCCAGCGTGTTCCTGCTCACGTGCCTCAGCATCGACCGCTACCTGGCCATCGTCCACCCGGTGAAGTCCCGAATCCGCCGCACCATGTTTGTGGCCAGGATAACCTGCATTGCCATCTGGCTCCTCGCCGGCGTGGCCACTCTGCCTGTCGTTATTCACCGCAACATCTTCTTTGCTGAGAACTTGAACATGACCGTCTGCGGGTTTCGGTATGACAACAATAATACAACGCTCCGTGTCGGATTAGGTTTATCCAAAAATTTGCTGGGCTTTTTAATTCCGTTTCTCATCATATTAACAAGCTACACCTTAATTTGGAAGACCCTGAAGAAGGCATATCAAATTCAAAAAAATAAGACCAGAAATGACGATATTTTTAAGATGATTGTTGCGAtagtgtttttcttcttctttgccTGGATTCCTCATCAAGTGTTCACTTTTCTGGACGTGTTAATTCAATTACATGTAATAACAGACTGCAAAATCACTGATATTGTGGACACAGCTATGCCCTTCACCATTTGTATCGCTTACTTTAACAACTGTCTGAATCcctttttttatgttttttttggaaagaactttaaaaaatacttccttCAGCTAATAAAATACATTCCACCGAATGTCAGTGCACATCCAAGCCTAACAACAAAAATGAGCTCCCTCTCATACCGGCCACCAGAAAACATACGCTTGCACACTAAAAAGACTGCTGGGCCTTTTGACACCGATTGA